One Oryza glaberrima chromosome 11, OglaRS2, whole genome shotgun sequence genomic region harbors:
- the LOC127754938 gene encoding uncharacterized protein LOC127754938 produces MERLSSSVQSWVEEHKLASIGGLWATAVGASVAYGRRKTPQMRLIHARLHAQALTLAVLGGAALAHHYYNPSSNTNNSSSLDYDFYSQLPPAATDDGQENERWSW; encoded by the exons ATGGAGCGGCTGAGCTCATCGGTGCAGTCGTGGGTGGAGGAACACAAGCTGGCCAGCATCG GAGGGCTgtgggcgacggcggtgggcgcaTCGGTGGCGTACGGGCGGAGGAAGACGCCGCAGATGCGGCTGATCCACGCCAGGCTTCACGCGCAGGCCCTCACCCTCGCCGTCCTCGGTGGAGCCGCCCTTGCGCACCACTACTACAACCCATCAtccaacaccaacaacagcagcagcttgGACTACGACTTCTACTcgcagctgccgccggcggccaccgacGACGGCCAGGAGAACGAGAGGTGGAGCTGGTAG